CGTCTCTTCCCAGGGCTTGCGCAGTCTGGATCCACGCATCGATGACGCGCTCGGCCTGGACAATGGCCTCCTGCCGGGTGGGACCATCCGCCATGCAGCCGGGCAACTCGGGAACCTCGGCAATGAAGGCTTTATCCTCTTCACTCCAATAAAGAATGATCTCGTGGCGGGTTGTCATTTATTTTCGAACATCCGTCGATATCTTTATTGGGTGGCCAAGAAGAGATTATTTACTTCGGTGCCGGAAAGCTCTTTTGAATAAAATATTACATCGTCAATGCCTCCTCTCCATTGTGTGGATGAGGTGATTGCCGTACCGGTATATACAAAACCAAGTACCAGACGATTTGAACCAATGGAAAGACTGCCAGTGGCAGCAGAGCCTGTCACATCAGCAGTTGCGTTTCCATCCAGATAAAGTTTTACAACGCCAGTGGTACCGTTTCTTGTTACAACCACATGACGCCACGTGGCGCTTACGGGAAATCCAGATACACTGGTAACGGCAGCGGATCCTTGAATGTTGACCAGGAGATGTCTTGTTCCGCCGCTGCTTTCTCTGCTGATCCTGAATTCATTACTGCTGCTGCCATAGCCGCTGATCAAGGTACCAGAGCCGCTTGTATTAGCGAGGTTGGCCCATAGGGAGATAGAAAATGTGCTATTGCTGTTTAACAGTGTTTCAGGAATTATCAGTCCAGAGTTTGATCCACTTTGGAAATCCATTGCCGATGTAGATGAATGGCGATCAGTTACCAAGGTTGGGGCCGAATTCCCACTCAGTCCTGTTAGCGAAGTTGAGAACAAACCATTATTGCCTCCCGCACAGTTGATGATATTGGTCCCGTTAGTGATTGTGCTTTCGGTCAATTTATAATAAGCAACCATTTGACCGGTTGCTGGGGTAATGGGGTCTGTGCAAACACATCCGCTTGGATACAGTCGG
The genomic region above belongs to Magnetococcales bacterium and contains:
- a CDS encoding type II toxin-antitoxin system HicB family antitoxin; this translates as MTTRHEIILYWSEEDKAFIAEVPELPGCMADGPTRQEAIVQAERVIDAWIQTAQALGRDVP